AGGTCGGCGACACGGTCCGCTACCTGGTGCAGCCGGATACTGACCCCTACGTGCTTGCAACCTACACGGATAATGTCAATCGGTGGCCGCTCGGCGAACGAAACATGGGCGACCCACAGACCTTGGTCAACTTCGTGACTGACGCCCGCGCGACTTACAGCAGCACCTATACCTTTTTGGCCCTGGTAGATCACGGCAACGGCTGGTCACCCAGTATTCCGCCTGGCCCGCAAAACTGGATCCACGGCGGCATGAGCTTCGATGACTCCAGCGGCGGCGCCTACCTGTCTACCACGAGTCTCGCCAATGCACTGGGCGTCATCACCAACAATAATGGCGCCCGACGGCCGATAGACCTGGTCTTCTTCGACGCCTGCCTGATGAGTATGGCAGAAAACCTCTACCCAATCCGCTCCTTTGTGAACTACCTGATTGCTTCTGAGAACGAAACCTTCTCCAGCTACCCTTATGCCAACTACCTGACGGCGATGACGGCCGACATGCAGCCCAGGGAGTTGGCGATTCGCATGGTGGATCAATACCACGAATCGTTGGTCGGCTATCCACGCACTATGGCGGCCTACAATCTGGATGCCATGGGGTCGGTGGCCCACGCGGTAGATGTCCTGGCACGCGCCCTAAACGAGGCCGTGGGCGCCTACCGCTACCAGATCATGACGAGTTTTGTCTCCTCGCAGCGGTTTGACTCTAACGTGGACTTAAGGCTGACGGATACCGATGGCTACGTTGATGCCTATGACTTTGCACGGTTGGTCAAGCAGAACGTTCCGAGCGACACGGTGCAAGCCGCCGCACAAGGCGTCATGGACGCCATCAGCGCGCAGCTCATGATGCACGAACGCCATGCCAGCGGGTTTTACAACGGCGCATACTGGGACTTGGAGGAGGCACATGGCCTGTCCATCTACTTGCCGCTAGGCCGAAACGAATGGCTGTTCGATTACTATAACGCCACTGAGCTCACCTTTGCCGCCGATACCGCATGGGATGAGTTCATCCGAACGATGATTGCGGCCGCGCAACCGCCGAGGACCACGCCAGAACCCTTGGATCCCAATTACCGACCTGGCCCACTTTTGGTAAGATGGACGTATCTGCCGTTGTTGAAGAAGTAAGGTGACTATGCAGCCTCCGGGCGACCTCTTGCGCTGCGGAGCAGCGCAAAAGGTCGCTGCAACGAGTGCAGAGCGTCCCTGCGGAGGCTGCTGCTAGTCGGCGCGGCGTTTGTCGTTGTCGCCCTCGATGAGCAAGAGACGTTGATTGACCTGTTCATAGATGGAACAAAGACGCTGCACAAATGTGAATTCTGGTGACAAAATCGTGACTGCGCAGGCTACCCAGGATAGGCAGGATTCACAGGATTTTTGGCCCTTTATGCCGATTGTCGTGCGCACCGCAAGGCGAGAATCCTGTTCATCCTGTCAATCCTGTCCAAACTGGCGCGCCGGGTTAGCAGTTACCATACTTGTATCGGTTTTATATCGGTCAGGGGCTTGACACGCGGGCGCCTTTGGGGTTTACTTAGCGCAGCCATCATCGGGTAAGTTCCAGAACCTGTAGCACGTTAGGCGCCGTCTCCAAAATGGCGCAGCAGTGTATGGAGGACAATGGAGGACAATGGAGGACAATGGAGGACAATGGAGGACATATGAACGCTTTCAATGGTAGACAGATCTCTGCGCTCTCTTCTGATCGGTTGTACCGTGTGTTTTTCGATCAGGGCGAGGCCTTCTTCATCCAGATTGGCGGCCAAAGTTTTGGGCAGGCAATCGCCGTCCAATTCGGCCTGCTGGGCATGTTGATTTATGCTCCCTTCCAACGCAGAGCACAAGCGAAACTCGAGGCCAAGATCAGAGACCTCGACATGCAGCCGCCGAGCGCGCTCCTGGCCGCGGGGAAGCATAACTTCCGCGCGTTTATTTCGGACCTCGAGAGTTCCAGCCTGCAGGCCGCTCCTGCGCTTGGTGGTCACGGTCGGCACCTGGGGCGTTGGATTCTGCAGTTGCGCGGGCAGAAGCCAATGACCCTGCAACTGGAGACCGAAGATGATATGCGCCGCGCCTTCGAGACACTCCCGTCCGCCATCAGCACGCACGTCAACCAGGTGGCGTGGGATACCGCCAAGGGCAAATTCGTCAAGACCGTGTGACGGCAGCACGCGCGCCCTATGTTGACTGAGAACGCCTGCGCGAAAAGACAAAAGGCTCATGTCTAGCACGTTTGTCTTACGGTGGGTTGTGACCATGTCGTCATTCACCAACCCATCGATCTGTCTAACGGAAATGCCGCAAGCTTTCAGGCGCGGTTCCCTACTCCACCTTCGCCAATTGACCACGCGCAGAGGCGGCAAAAGACAACGTTATCTGGGGACAGGCACGCGTACCGCCGTTGGCGGAAGTTTCCACTCGGGCCTCAAGCCGACCCGCGGGACTGGCGCCTAACCAGCCGCTGCAGTTGACGACTCCCGACTCAAGCCGTACGGTGATAATCTGTATCACCTTTGTATCGGTCATGGGCTTCCAATCGAGAGTTCCGTTGTTTACTTGCTTGATATCAGATCGACAGGAGATACACACCATGTTCAAGCATTCTCCCAGCGGCAACCCCGCCTTACTGGGCTTTGTGACGTTGTCTGCTGTGTTGCTCATTCAGACCTTTCACGCGTCTGAGCACGTGGCGCAGATGGTGCAGCGCTATGTCCTACATCTCAATCGCGCGCCTGGGCTGTTGGGCGCATGGTTCGACCTGGAGTGGGTCCATCTGATCTACAATACGGCGCTCCTGGTCGCCCTGATAGCTGTGGTGGTCGTCTATCGTCGCAACCCTGGCATGTGGCGCCACAGCGATCTGGCCGTGACGATGCTGTATTTTGTGCTCATCTTTCAGGGGTACCACACATTGGAGCACGTGGTGCGCGTGAGTCAGTATCTCCAGCACGTGCCGATCCCAACGCCCGGCATCCTTGGCCGATTGTTTCCCATCCTGGAACTGCACTTTTGGTTCAATGCTGTAGTCACCATCGCCATTCTAATGGCCTACCTGGGGTTCCAGCCCTGGCGTCCATTCTTACACCGGCCAACCGTGGCGGCACCCACAGCTTGACGAGGAAATCGCTATGCTCTACTCGACCCTACTCCACGCCGGCGAACAGGGTCCGCTGGGCGTTGTCGTCATCATCTTTCTGCTGGTAGCTGCGATCATCGCGCTACTGGCAGCGTTGCGCACCCCGCGCCTGCCCCAATACCAAGAGCGGGACCAATAGCGTCTCTCCCGTCCTGGAGGATACCATGGATCATCTACCTGTCACACGTCCTCTTGCACAATGGATCATCGCCGGCATCTTGGTCGCAAGCCTGCTGATCCTCTTCCTGGCCCTGCGCCTGCCCAAGGTTGCGTCGCTCCGACCCTCGGCGCGACGTTCGCCGTCGAAGCGCATTGGCCTCATGCTGATCGCGCTGATTCCGATCCTGTCGGCGATCCTGATGTGGCCCGTCATGCGTCCGTCACCCCATGACCTGCGCAATTGGCGCTCTCTCGTGCCGGAGTGGATGGTCCAGGGTTTTGTGTTGACCGGCCTGGCCGCTGCGCCGCTGACCCCCATCAACCCGGACGTGTCTGGTGACGGCCAGGTGGATGTCGACGATGTCCAGCAGGTCGCCGCCTGCTGGATGCTCGCGCCCGGCACGCCTAGTTGCCGATCGGCGCTCGACCTCAACCACGACAGCGCCATCGACATGCTCGACATCAGCCTGGTGACCGGGGCTTGGGGGCGTTCTTTCACGCGCCTGGTGGAGAGCAGTCCCATGAACGGCGAGACCGGCGTGGGTGTGCTGCGGGAGACGATCCTGCGCTTCAGCGCGCCGCTGGACCCAGCCGGCGTGGTCGAGTCCAACTTTGCCGTGCAATTCGGCGGCCAGTCGATCGCGCGACGCCTGTACCTGTCGGCCGACGAAAAGACGGTGACGATTTTTTACGACCAGGTGCTGCCGGCCAGCGCCCGCGTGCGCGTGACGATCAACGGTGACGCCTTGGCTGACGCGCAGGGCTACGCCATCGACGTGGACGGCGACGGCGTGCTCGGCGGCACAGGCATCATCGATTTCGATACGCTGACTCTGACCACCATCCCCGGCACTGTGGTTTGTGGCCGCGTCTTTGCGTCAGAATTAGAGCCTGTACCAGGTGGCGGGTCGATCAACGTTCCGCTGGAAGGCGCCCGGATCACCGTCGACGGCAGCAACGGCGCCATGGATGCCTTCACCGACAACCAGGGCAACTTCTGCCTCGATCCTGCGCCTGCCGGCAGCTTCTTCGTGCACATCGACGGTCGCGAGGCCACGAATCCGATCCCCCCAGGCAGCTATTATCCCTACGTCGGCAAGGAATGGCAGTCCGTGCCCGGCCAGAGCTCGAACATCGGCGACATCTATCTGCCACTGGTGCCGCAGGGCACGCTGCAAAACGTCAGCGCCACGCAGCCGGTCACGATCACCTTTGCGCCGTCGGTGTTGGCGCAGCATCCCGAGTTCGCCGGCATAGAGATCGTCGTCCCGGCCAACAACCTCTTCGCCAATAACGGCACGCGAGGCGGCCAAGTGGGCATAGCCCCTGTGCCGCCGGATCGCCTGCCAAGCCCGCTGCCGCCAGACCTGAATTTCCCGATTGTCATTACGGTCCAGACGGATGCTCCGGAGAACTTCGACCTGCCGGTACCGATCTGCTTCCCCAACCTGCCTGACCCAATCAGCGGACAGCCGTTGCCACCGGGCTCCAAGAGCGCTCTGTGGAGCTTCAGTCATGATATCGGTGACTGGACCATCGCTGGTTCCATGACCGTCAGTGCGGACGGCACATTGGTTTGTACCGACTCTGGCTATGGTATCCTTCAGCCAGGCTGGCACGGTACCCAACCCGGCTCGTCTGCCGACGGAGGTCCGCTAGGCGACGGCGGCCCCCCGCCTTGTGGTAATGATAATGGCGGCGCAGGGGGTGAGACTTGTGAGCCAAGGCCCGGCTGGGATCCTAACGAGCATTTTAACGGTTGCGGCCCCGACGGTTGGGACTACGCAGTCCCGGACAATCCCATGCTTGTCGTGAATCCCGGTTCCCTCGGTAATCCGGCTTGTACTGGCTTTGCTTGGCAGGCCTCCTTCTTCGACGCCTGCAAAGGCCATGACATCGGATATTCAACTTGCAACCAACCCAAAGGCAACACCGACTCTGAGTTCTTGTCGAACATGCTGGCAGCTTGCCAGTGTTACTTAGCTCTACCATTACCGCAGCCGATATCCTATGGCGAATGCGTCGTTCTGGCATACGCGTACCACGCGGCTGTTAGCAATGGTGGTACAGATGCTTATCGAGACGCACAGAACGACGCATGTGAATGTACACCACCCGACGACGGGCACTGCCAGGTTGGTGCGGGTGATGATGAACATATCGGACTAGATATCATCTCCAGCCGCGTTTCTGGCGGGGCAGAGTTGGAGTGCACACTGGATTCACTGGCAGGCATCAACGGCGTGGCCTTGGGCGTAGACAAGTCAGCCTGTAGCCCTGATTCTGCGCCCATGCAATTGGAGACAGGATTGCATTACTACAGTGTCACGAATCGAGACACGGGCGAAGTTGTGCGCCGGGGCATCACCGGCCGCCAGGGCATTGCCTTTGACAACCTGATCCTGGCGCCGAACACCAATTACACCTTGGATGTGTTGCAGGCTGCATCATTGCGCTACGGCACACTTGACTTCACGACAGGTTTCAATGGCTCCCGGACTACGCTATCGACAATTTGGTTGAAGCATCCGAACAGTTGGGATCTAGATGGGGACGGGCTTCACGATGTGGGTGAATACATCATGGGTACCGAGCTATTCCAAGCCGACTCTGACGGTGACGGCGTGCCCGACGGCGCCGAAGTGCGGCAAGGCCAGGACCCATTGAGTGGCGTTTCGGCCATCACTGGTATCATCGCCACAGCCGACACCCCTGGCACCGCCGTGGACGTCTGCGCTCTCAACGACATCGCGGCTGTGGCCGATTCGGCTGCCGGCGTCTCGGTGTTCAATGTCTTCAGCGGCATGGATCCCACGATCATCGCCCAAGTCGACACACCGGGCAGCGCGACCGCGGTGGCCTGCGCACCAAACCGAATCGCCGTGGCCGACGGCGCCACTGGCCTGGCGATCATCGACACTGCCGACCCGCCGGCAGCCTCCATCCTACACCAGGTCGACCTGGGCGGCCCGGTCACCGCCGTGGCAACAGCCAGCAACCTGGTCTATGCCAGTACCAGCACCGGCCGGGTTGTAGCCGTCGATATGAACAGCGGCGCAGTGCTAGCTTCGCTAACAGTGCCGGGTGCCGTGCAGGACGTGGCCCTGGGTGGAGATTACCTTTACGCGCTGACTGTCGGCAAGCTTTACGCCGTCGATCTGCGCACTTTCCAAACAATGGGTGAGGCTAACTCCCCCGGGCTACGTGGGCGCCGGAGGCCGGCGATTGCGTCTGTTTGTCGGCGGAGACGTGGCTTACGCGGTGCATACACGTGGCTACAACACCTTCAACCTGAACGACCCAGCTCATCCGGTCATAATAGCTAATGGCGGTACGAACCAGTTTGGGTGGAAACAGATCGTAGCCAGCGGTTCTGGCCTGGGTGTGGCAGCCGTCGGCCCCAACAGCACCAACGATGGGCCGCACAACGTTTCACTCTACGACGTCAGCGATCCGGCGCAGACCAACGTCTTCCTCACGGAGTTTCCAACGCCAGGCCTGGCGGCCGCGGTTTCGATCTACAATGGCCAGGCCTTCGTGGCCGACAGCCAGGCCGGCCTGCAGGTCATCAACTACTTGGCTTACGATAACCAGGGCGCAGCGCCTACGATCAGCCTTTCCACCAACTTCGCGCCGGGTGTGGCCGAGGAAGGCCAGATCATGCGCGTGTCGGCCAACGTCGACGACGACGTGCAGGTGCGCAATGTCGAATTCTACGTCGACGGCGTGCGACAGGTCGCCGACGGCAACTTCCCCTTCGAGCACCGCTTCGTGACCCCGCTGATCGCCCAACAGCCGAGTTTTACGCTGCGGGCTCGCGCCAGCGATACCGGCGGCAATATCGCCGAGACAAGCATCACGACCGTCACCTTGACCGTAGACGCCACCCCACCGCAAGCGACGCGTACCTCGCCACCAGATGGCAGCCGTTTTGGCTTGAACACGGTCACAACACTTTCAGCCACCTTCAGCGAGCCCATCGATCCAGCCACCCTGACCGCTAACACCTTCCAGTTGTTCTCAGCCGGCCCGGATGGGCAGCCAGGTACAGCGGACGACGTCCCAGTGACCGGTGGTGTTCTCTCGTTCAACTCTGACACGAGAACGGCATTCCTGACCTTCAGTGCGCCGCTGGGTTCCGAACGGTATCGCGCTATCTTGACGACCGGTATCACCGACCTCGCCGGCAATCCCCTGACAGCAAGCCGAGTTTGGTCGTTTGACGTCGCCATCCCCGTCTACTGGGATGGCGGCGGCAATGGTACGGCATGGAGCGACCCGCTGAACTGGAGCATCAACGCATTGCCCGGGCCCAACGACATCGTGATCATTGACGTGGCCGGCACGGTGACGGTGACCCACGCTTCGGGCACTACTAGCATCTTCAGCTTGCAGAGCCAGGAGCCGATCCGCCTGACCGGCGGCACGCTCAGCATTGCCGACCAATCGACGATCAACGCCAGGTTCGTCCAAAGCAATGGCACGTTGGACGGAGCGGCCACGGTGACGGTGAACGGAGCGTTGAGTTGGAGCGGTGGAACCATGAGCGGCAGCGGGCGGACGGTGGCCCAATGGCCCACTGACCCTCGACGGCCAGGTCAAGTACCTGGACAGGCGCACCCTGGACATTGCGTCTGGCGCGACGTGGTCGGGCGCCAATCCCATCGGGACAAGCACCGGCGCCGTGATCAACGTGCTGCCGGGCGTCACCTTCGACATTCAGAATGACCAGGCGCTTGTCTACAACGGCGGCCAGCGACCTACGTTCAACAACGCCGGCACTGTCACGGAGTCGGCAGGTGCAGGCACGTCGCGTATCGACATGATCTTCAACAACACCGGCACGCTCAACCTCCGGGCCGGCACCTTCCAGATCAACAGCGGCGGCAGCAGTTCCGGTCCTTTCCAGGTGCAGGCGGGGGCAACGCTGAACTTCAGCGTAGACACGTATACCTTCGCGGCGACCGCCACCGTCGCCAATGCCGGCGCAGTTCGTTTCTCCAGCGGCACAGTCACGGTGAACGGCGCATTCTCCGGCGCGGGTTCCGTCACGGTCAACGGCGGCACGGCGACCTTCGCCGGTGCGTACACCGCCACGGGTCCCGTCACCCTCAGCAGTGGCAACCTGATCTTCAACGCCCCCAACGGTGTCAGCTTGCCAACGTTCACCCAAAGCAATGGCACGTTGGACGGAGCGGCCACGGTGACGGTGAACGGAGCGTTGAGTTGGAGCGGTGGAACCATGAGCGGCAGCGGGCGGACGGTGGCCCAATGGCCCGCTGACCCTCGACGGCCAGGTCAAGTACCTGGACAGGCGCACCCTGGACATTGCGTCTGGCGCGACGTGGTCGGGCGCCAATCCCATCGGGACAAGCACCGGCGCCGTGATCAACGTGCTGCCGGGCGTCACCTTCGACATTCAGAATGACCAGGCGCTTGTCTACAACGGCGGCCAGCGACCTACGTTCAACAACGCCGGCACCGTCACGAAGTCGGCAGGTGCAGGCATCGCGTATCGACATGATCTTCAACAACACCGGCACGCTCAACCTCCGGGCCGGCACCTTCCAGATCAACGGCGGCGGCAGCAGTTCCGGTCCTTTCCAGGTGCAGGCGGGGCAACGCTGAACTTCAGCGTAGACACGTATACCTTCGCGGCGACCGCCACCGTCGCCAATGCCGGCGCAGTTCGTTTCTCCAGCGGCACAGTCACGGTGAACGGCGCATTCTCCGGCGCGGGTTCCGTCACGGTCAACGGCGGCACGGCGACCTTCGCCGGTGCGTACACCGCCACGGGTCCCGTCACCCTCAGCAGTGGCAACCTGATCTTCAACACCCCCGCGGGCGTTACCTTGCCAACGTTCGTCCAAAGCAATGGCACGTTGGACGGAGCGGCCACGGTGACGGTGAACGGAGCGTTGAGTTGGAGCGGTGGAACCATGAGCGGCAGCGGGCGGACGGTGGCCAATGGCCCACTGACCCTCGACGGCCAGGTCAAGTACCTGGACAGGCGCACCCTGGACATTGCGTCTGGCGCGACGTGGTCGGGCGCCAATCCCATCGGGACAAGCACCGGCGCCGTGATCAACGTGCTGCCGGGCGTCACCTTCGACATTCAGAATGACCAGGCGCTTGTCTACAACGGCGGCCAGCGACCTACGTTCAACAACGCCGGCACTGTCACGAAGTCGGCAGGTGCAGGCACGTCGCGTATCGACATGATCTTCAACAACACCGGCACGCTCAACCTCCGGGCCGGCACCTTCCAGATCAACAGCGGCGGCAGCAGTTCCGGTCCTTTCCAGGTGCAGGCGGGGGCAACGCTGAACTTCCAGCGTAGACACGTATACCTTCGCGGCGACCGCCACCGTCGCCAATGCCGGCGCAGTTCGTTTCTCCAGCGGCACAGTCACGGTGAACGGCGCATTCTCCGGCGCAGGTTCCGTCACGGTCAACGGCGGCACGGCGACCTTCGCCGGTGCGTACACCGCCACGGGTCCCGTCACCCTCAGCAGTGGCAACCTGATCTTCAACACCCCCAACGGTGTCAGCTTGCCAACGTTCACCCAAAGCAATGGCACGTTGGGCGGAGCGGCCACGGTGACGGTGAACGGAGCGTTGAGTTGGAGCGGTGGAACCATGAGCGGCAGCGGGCGGACGGTGGCCAATGGCCCGCTGACCCTCGACGGCCAGGTCAAGTACCTGGACAGGCGCACCCTGGACATTGCGTCTGGCGCGACGTGGTCGGGCGCCAACCCCATCGGGACAAGCACCGGCGCCGTGATCAACGTGCTGCCGGGCGTCACCTTCGACATTCAGAATGACCAGGCGCTTGTCTACAACGGCGGCCAGCGACCTACGTTCAACAACGCCGGCACCGTCACGAAGTCGGCAGGTGCAGGCACGTCGCGTATCGACATGATCTTCAACAACACCGGCACGCTCAATCTCCGGGCCGGCACCTTCCAGATCAACGGCGGCGGCGGCAACAACAGCAGCGTGATGGACATCGCGGGCGGTAGGACGCTGGACATCAACGGGCCTTACACCAACGCTGCCACCGGTGTCATCCAGGGTACCGGGACCCTGGATATCCGCGATGCGCAGTTTACCAACAATGGCACGATTGCGCCGACGGTGATCATTCTTCAGTGAATTGGTGGTTTCGTCTAGTGGCGAAGGATCGTCAGTGGTGAACGGATCTACTCAGGCGCGCCTGCTAGAGCAGGACTGACACCTTATTTTGTACGGTAACAGGCCATTTCTATTCAGTGATGGTCTAGGATTACGGAGCATAGATGAGTATAGCGTCTTTGAGCAAACGTAGAGGAGTCCCACGGGGGCGCTTTCGTTTTGACGTTGGTTCGATCAGAGGAGAACGAGATATGTGTCCCAAACACATCATAATCATCCTTGTCCTGCTGGCGCTTTCCATACCGGCCTCTCCCGCGCACGCTGGCAGCGTCGTGACCACCTGCGACGAACCGCACCTGCTGGCGGCAATGGCTGGCGGCGGCACGGTCACCTTCAGCTGCAGCGGGACGATCACGCTGTCATCCACGATTACAGTTGCGACCGACACCACCGTCGACGGCAGTGGGCAGAATGTCATTATTAGCGGTAACCACGCAGTGAGGGTATTCACCGTGAACCCGGAGATTGCCCTAAACCTGAACATGCTGACTATCGCCAATGGGAGATCAGTCGGCGATGGTGGCGGCATCCAAAACGACGGCGGCTTGGTAACTATAAGCAACAGCACCTTGTCCAGCAATACTGCCGCATGGAGTGGCGGCGGCATCAGCAACTACCATCCCTATCGCCACGGGACGGTAACCGTAAGTAACAGCACCTTCTCAGGCAATAGCGCTGATAATGATGGAGGTGGCATCGCTAACTTCGGCGGCACGGTGATGGTGAGCAACAGTATCTTTTCCGGCAATAGCGCTCTCGGCAGTGGTGGCGGAATCGTAAGCACCTCCACATTGGCCGTGAGCAACAGCACCTTCTCTGGCAACAGCGCCAGCATCTTTGGTGGCGGCATCTATAATACTGGCGAAGCTATCGTGAGCAACAGCACCTTTTCCGCAAACAGTGCCGATGGCGGCGGCGGTATCCTCAATGCCTACGAGTTAACCGTGAGTAACAGCACTTTCTCCGGTAATAGCGCCGCCGGGTATGGCGGTGCCATTTTTAACTTTGAAACGGCGGTCTTGACCAACAGCACTCTTTCCGGCAACAGTGCCGATGGCGGCGGCGGCATCTTCAACAACGTCGATAGCTCCCTGACTCTTAGGAACACTGTCGTCGCCAATAGCCCATCGGGAAGCAACTGTTACGCCTACGTCAGCCGTCCTATCGTCGATGGCGGCGGGAACCTGAGTTTCGGCGACAACACTTGTCCCGGCATCAGTGGCGATCCCAAGCTGGGTCCTTTGCAGAACAATGGCGGCCCTACCGAGACAATGGCGCTGGGCGCAGGCAGCGCCGCACGCGACGCAGCCAATGACGCTACCTGTGCGGCCGCGCCGGTCAACAACCTGGACCAGCGCGGCGTCACTCGCCCCCAGGGTGCACACTGTGACATTGGCGCATATGAAGCGCTGGGTAACCTGGGTAACATCGTAAGTATCTGCGATGAAGCGCACTTGTTGGCCGCGCTTGCCGGCGGTGGCACCGTGACCTTCACTTGCAGCGGGACGATCACGCTCTCATCCATGATTACGGCTCCGGTGGCGGCCACAATCATCGATGGCAGCGGCCAGAATGTCACCATCAGCGGCAACCACGCCGTACGGCTGTTTTACATCCCGGCTGGCAGCAGCCTGACCTTGCGCAACCTTAACCTGGTCAACGGTCAGGCGGACAGCGATTCGGGCGGCGCGATCTACAACCTGGGCAGCCTGGTTGTGGCTGGGGGCAATTTCGAAAGCAACTCGGCGGAGTTATACGGGGGCGCCATTCTCAACTATGGCACCGCAGATGTCAGCGACACGATGTTCTTTAGAAACGAAGCTGGCGTCAATGGCGGCGCCATCGACAGCACTGCCCAGTTGAGCGTCCATCGGTCCCGGTTCATCGAAAACACCGCAGGATTCCGCGGCGGAGCGGTCAATAACTACTTGGGCACGATCACGGTGGAAGAGAGTCTTTTTGGTGGCAATCGCTCCAGCGGCTACGGCGGCGGGTTGGTCAACGACGGCGGAAACGCTCTCATCCGGGGATCACGCATAGCACTCAACTCGGCGTCGGACCGTGGTGGTGGCATCAAAAACAGCGGCATCCTCTACGTCTTCGACAGCACTCTTTCGGACAATCGCAGCCGGGGAGGCGGCGGAATCCTTAACGAAGGCGGAACGGTGACCGTGAGCAACAGCACATTCTCCGGCAATAGCGTCATGGAATTTTCCGGATTTGGCGGCGGCATCCTCAACGATGGCGGCACGATGGGCGTGATCAACAGCACGTTCTCTGGCAATGGGGCTTATTTCAATTGCGGCGGTGGCATTTCCAATAATGGTACGTTGACGCTCAAGAACACCATCGTCGCCAACAGCCCCAGAGGAGACAACTGCGACAGCGTGAACTCCATCACCGATGGCGGCGGCAACTTGAGTTTCGGCGACTCCACTTGCCCCGGCATCAATGGCGACCCCCAGCTCGGTCCTTTGCAGGACAACGGCGGTCCTACCTATACGATGGCATTGGGCGCCGGCAGCGCTGCGATTGACGCAGCTAATGACGCCACCTGCGCAGCCGCGCCAATCAGCGGACTCGACCAACGCGGCGTCGCCCGTCCTCAGGGCGCCCACTGCGACATCGGCGCGTTTGAGGTCACGGACCCGCGCGTGCCAGGGAGGGTGTTCTTGCCGATCATCAGCCGGGCGCAATAAGCCCCAGAAGGCTCGCCGCGGGCACGGCGCCGCCTATGTCTTCACAATTGTATCGCTTCTGTATCGGTCAGAGGCTTGTACAGTGGGTGTTCCCGCTGTTTACTATCTGCAAGCAGGTTGGCACACACTCACCGCCTGAGCGATGGAGTCGGTGCTGTGCCTGGAAATGACGTCTGCTTGGAGAGCCCACCTGAAACTAGCCACCCAGCGAGGACATATGCGTACTTCTACACTCAACCGACTATGTGTCAGCTTGGCCGTTTGCTCGATTCTTGTTGTTGAGTCATCGTTGAACAAGGAAGTGTGAAACCATGCGTGAACTAACCCATCATCGAGCGCCGATCCAACACAT
The DNA window shown above is from Candidatus Amarolinea dominans and carries:
- a CDS encoding Ig-like domain-containing protein: MRLFVGGDVAYAVHTRGYNTFNLNDPAHPVIIANGGTNQFGWKQIVASGSGLGVAAVGPNSTNDGPHNVSLYDVSDPAQTNVFLTEFPTPGLAAAVSIYNGQAFVADSQAGLQVINYLAYDNQGAAPTISLSTNFAPGVAEEGQIMRVSANVDDDVQVRNVEFYVDGVRQVADGNFPFEHRFVTPLIAQQPSFTLRARASDTGGNIAETSITTVTLTVDATPPQATRTSPPDGSRFGLNTVTTLSATFSEPIDPATLTANTFQLFSAGPDGQPGTADDVPVTGGVLSFNSDTRTAFLTFSAPLGSERYRAILTTGITDLAGNPLTASRVWSFDVAIPVYWDGGGNGTAWSDPLNWSINALPGPNDIVIIDVAGTVTVTHASGTTSIFSLQSQEPIRLTGGTLSIADQSTINARFVQSNGTLDGAATVTVNGALSWSGGTMSGSGRTVAQWPTDPRRPGQVPGQAHPGHCVWRDVVGRQSHRDKHRRRDQRAAGRHLRHSE
- a CDS encoding Ig-like domain-containing protein, which produces MDHLPVTRPLAQWIIAGILVASLLILFLALRLPKVASLRPSARRSPSKRIGLMLIALIPILSAILMWPVMRPSPHDLRNWRSLVPEWMVQGFVLTGLAAAPLTPINPDVSGDGQVDVDDVQQVAACWMLAPGTPSCRSALDLNHDSAIDMLDISLVTGAWGRSFTRLVESSPMNGETGVGVLRETILRFSAPLDPAGVVESNFAVQFGGQSIARRLYLSADEKTVTIFYDQVLPASARVRVTINGDALADAQGYAIDVDGDGVLGGTGIIDFDTLTLTTIPGTVVCGRVFASELEPVPGGGSINVPLEGARITVDGSNGAMDAFTDNQGNFCLDPAPAGSFFVHIDGREATNPIPPGSYYPYVGKEWQSVPGQSSNIGDIYLPLVPQGTLQNVSATQPVTITFAPSVLAQHPEFAGIEIVVPANNLFANNGTRGGQVGIAPVPPDRLPSPLPPDLNFPIVITVQTDAPENFDLPVPICFPNLPDPISGQPLPPGSKSALWSFSHDIGDWTIAGSMTVSADGTLVCTDSGYGILQPGWHGTQPGSSADGGPLGDGGPPPCGNDNGGAGGETCEPRPGWDPNEHFNGCGPDGWDYAVPDNPMLVVNPGSLGNPACTGFAWQASFFDACKGHDIGYSTCNQPKGNTDSEFLSNMLAACQCYLALPLPQPISYGECVVLAYAYHAAVSNGGTDAYRDAQNDACECTPPDDGHCQVGAGDDEHIGLDIISSRVSGGAELECTLDSLAGINGVALGVDKSACSPDSAPMQLETGLHYYSVTNRDTGEVVRRGITGRQGIAFDNLILAPNTNYTLDVLQAASLRYGTLDFTTGFNGSRTTLSTIWLKHPNSWDLDGDGLHDVGEYIMGTELFQADSDGDGVPDGAEVRQGQDPLSGVSAITGIIATADTPGTAVDVCALNDIAAVADSAAGVSVFNVFSGMDPTIIAQVDTPGSATAVACAPNRIAVADGATGLAIIDTADPPAASILHQVDLGGPVTAVATASNLVYASTSTGRVVAVDMNSGAVLASLTVPGAVQDVALGGDYLYALTVGKLYAVDLRTFQTMGEANSPGLRGRRRPAIASVCRRRRGLRGAYTWLQHLQPERPSSSGHNS